The Accipiter gentilis chromosome 9, bAccGen1.1, whole genome shotgun sequence genome includes a region encoding these proteins:
- the UBE2D1 gene encoding ubiquitin-conjugating enzyme E2 D1 isoform X1 — protein sequence MALKRIQKELSDLQRDPPAHCSAGPVGDDLFHWQATIMGPPDSAYQGGVFFLTVHFPTDYPFKPPKIAFTTKIYHPNINSNGSICLDILRSQWSPALTVSKVLLSICSLLCDPNPDDPLVPDIAQIYKSDKEKYNRHAREWTQKYAM from the exons ATGGCGCTGAAGCGAATACAGAAA GAACTAAGTGATCTGCAGCGAGACCCACCGGCCCACTGTTCTGCCGGACCTGTTGGAGATGACT TGTTTCATTGGCAAGCAACAATTATGGGACCT cctgatAGTGCATATCAAGGGGGAGTATTTTTTCTCACAGTACACTTTCCAACAGATTATCCTTTCAAACCACCAAAG attgCTTTTACAACAAAAATATACCACCCAAACATAAACAGTAATGGAAGTATTTGTCTTGATATCCTGAGATCGCAATGGTCACCAGCTCTGACTGTATCTAAAG ttttattgtCCATATGCTCCTTACTTTGTGATCCTAATCCAGATGATCCTTTAGTACCGGATATTGCACAGATCTACAAGTCAGACAAGGAAAA ATACAACAGACATGCAAGAGAATGGACTCAGAAATATGCAATGTAA
- the UBE2D1 gene encoding ubiquitin-conjugating enzyme E2 D1 isoform X3, with protein sequence MLENPTLCICKEKPLLKPDSAYQGGVFFLTVHFPTDYPFKPPKIAFTTKIYHPNINSNGSICLDILRSQWSPALTVSKVLLSICSLLCDPNPDDPLVPDIAQIYKSDKEKYNRHAREWTQKYAM encoded by the exons ATGTTGGAAAATCCTACTCTTTGCATCTGCAAAGAGAAACCACTTCTTAAG cctgatAGTGCATATCAAGGGGGAGTATTTTTTCTCACAGTACACTTTCCAACAGATTATCCTTTCAAACCACCAAAG attgCTTTTACAACAAAAATATACCACCCAAACATAAACAGTAATGGAAGTATTTGTCTTGATATCCTGAGATCGCAATGGTCACCAGCTCTGACTGTATCTAAAG ttttattgtCCATATGCTCCTTACTTTGTGATCCTAATCCAGATGATCCTTTAGTACCGGATATTGCACAGATCTACAAGTCAGACAAGGAAAA ATACAACAGACATGCAAGAGAATGGACTCAGAAATATGCAATGTAA
- the UBE2D1 gene encoding ubiquitin-conjugating enzyme E2 D1 isoform X2, translating to MALKRIQKELSDLQRDPPAHCSAGPVGDDLFHWQATIMGPPDSAYQGGVFFLTVHFPTDYPFKPPKIAFTTKIYHPNINSNGSICLDILRSQWSPALTVSKVLLSICSLLCDPNPDDPLVPDIAQIYKSDKENCRTCRKFLILGR from the exons ATGGCGCTGAAGCGAATACAGAAA GAACTAAGTGATCTGCAGCGAGACCCACCGGCCCACTGTTCTGCCGGACCTGTTGGAGATGACT TGTTTCATTGGCAAGCAACAATTATGGGACCT cctgatAGTGCATATCAAGGGGGAGTATTTTTTCTCACAGTACACTTTCCAACAGATTATCCTTTCAAACCACCAAAG attgCTTTTACAACAAAAATATACCACCCAAACATAAACAGTAATGGAAGTATTTGTCTTGATATCCTGAGATCGCAATGGTCACCAGCTCTGACTGTATCTAAAG ttttattgtCCATATGCTCCTTACTTTGTGATCCTAATCCAGATGATCCTTTAGTACCGGATATTGCACAGATCTACAAGTCAGACAAGGAAAA CTGTAGAACTTGCAGGAAGTTTCTGATTTTGGGAAGGTAA